A single genomic interval of Daucus carota subsp. sativus chromosome 1, DH1 v3.0, whole genome shotgun sequence harbors:
- the LOC108220824 gene encoding large ribosomal subunit protein eL8y, which produces MAPKKGVKPVAAKKKADKVMNPLFEKRPKQFGIGGAIPPKRDMHRFVRWPKVVQIQRKRMILKQRLKVPPALNQFTKTLDKNLATNLFKMLLKYRPEDKVAKKERLLKKAQAETEGKTIESKKPIVVKYGLNHVTYLIEQNKAQLVVIAHDVDPIELVVWLPALCRKMEIPYCIVKGKARLGTIVHKKTASVLCLTTVKNEDKMEFSKILEAIKANFNDKYEEYRKKWGGGIMGSKSQAKTRAKERILAKEAAQRMN; this is translated from the exons ATG GCTCCAAAGAAAGGGGTTAAGCCTGTAGCAGCCAAAAAGAAGGCG GATAAGGTGATGAATCCGTTATTTGAGAAGCGCCCAAAGCAGTTTGGGATTGGAGGGGCCATTCCCCCGAAGAGGGATATGCATAGATTTGTTAGATGGCCTAAGGTTGTTCAGATTCAGAGGAAGAGGATGATCCTCAAGCAGCGCTTGAAGGTTCCGCCTGCGTTGAATCAGTTTACGAAGACCCTTGACAAGAATCTGG CAACAAACCTGTTTAAGATGCTTCTCAAGTATAGGCCAGAAGATAAGGTTGCAAAGAAAGAGCGTCTGCTGAAAAAAGCCCAGGCTGAGACTGAAGGGAAAACTATTGAATCGAAGAAGCCAATTGTTGTGAAGTATGGTCTGAACCATGTTACTTACCTTATTGAACAG AACAAAGCACAATTGGTAGTTATAGCTCATGATGTTGATCCAATTGAACTTGTTGTCTGGCTTCCTGCACTCTGCAGAAAGATGGAGATCCCGTATTGCATTGTGAAGGGTAAAGCACGTTTAGGAACT ATTGTTCACAAAAAAACTGCATCTGTTTTGTGCCTGACCACTGTGAAAAATGAGGACAAGATGGAGTTCAGTAAAATATTGGAAGCTATTAAG GCCAATTTTAATGACAAATATGAGGAGTACCGTAAGAAGTGGGGAGGAGGTATTATGGGTTCAAAGTCAC